A single window of Aquarana catesbeiana isolate 2022-GZ linkage group LG10, ASM4218655v1, whole genome shotgun sequence DNA harbors:
- the LOC141109796 gene encoding serine protease inhibitor swm-1-like, with amino-acid sequence MLDQETDKVLVIMGPSSAFLLALIDVAFILIHAGPVANTDCPENQEYNTCGSACPASCSRPDPPPCIKKCKEGCFCKKGYLEDGSGGCIEEEKCRACTGNTTYGCGSSCPDTCSNMNEPRFCTMECVFGCNCKTGYVLLSEDDKTRCVLPKDCPPHYKTKKVKNYK; translated from the exons GAAACTGATAAAGTCTTGGTAATCATGGGACCATCCTCCGCATTCCTTCTGGCACTAATTG aCGTCGCCTTCATCCTAATCCATGCTGGACCAG TTGCCAATACTGATTGCCCAGAAAATCAGGAATACAATACTTGTGGGTCTGCCTGCCCAGCAAGCTGCAGCCGTCCTGACCCCCCTCCATGTATTAAGAAATGTAAGGAGGGATGTTTCTGCAAGAAGGGCTACCTGGAGGATGGATCAGGAGGCTGCATCGAAGAAGAGAAATGCAGAGCTTGTACAGGGAACACAACGTACGGCTGCGGGAGCTCCTGTCCTGATACATGCAGCAATATGAATGAACCCCGGTTCTGCACCATGGAATGTGTTTTTGGATGTAACTGTAAGACTGGCTATGTGCTGCTGAGTGAGGATGATAAAACCCGCTGTGTCCTTCCCAAGGATTGCCCCCCCCATTATAAAACCAAGAAAGTTAAGAATTACAagtga